The following is a genomic window from Atribacterota bacterium.
AAAAAAAGGTTATATGGCAATCAATTTTTGTAGACTGAAAAAAATAGTGTATCATTAAAATGCAGAGATAGTAAAAGGTGGCGAATGAAAAAGCTGATTAACAAAAATCTAATAATGCTAATTTTGATCTATGTATTAAATCATCATTTTTCAAGCTATGAATTTTAGGGAGGCATTGTATGATAAATAAACATTCATTTGAAGTCGGTTTTTCTTTTGGAATTACCTCAGGTATTATTACCACATTAGGGCTTATAGTTGGATTGAGCTCTGGGACACAGTCCAAGGTTACAGTTATCGGTGGAATACTAACCATAGCGATAGCAGACTCCTTCTCAGATGCCTTAGGAATTCATATCTCGGAAGAATCAGAGGGGAAACATACAGATAGAGAAATATGGCAATCAACAATTTTCACTTTTTTAGCTAAATTTATTTTTGCGTCTTTATTTGTTCTACCTATATTATATTTTGACCTTCCAGCAGCAGTAATTGTTAGTGTAATAATAGGGCTTTCTTTGCTTTCAATTCTGAGTTATTTATTATCTCGTAAGCAAAATTCAAAAGCATGGAATGTAGTTCTGGAACACCTGGCAGTTGCCATAGTAGTTATACTTTTGACACATTATGCAGGTATTTGGATAGCTTCAATTTTTGGAAAAAATTAATTCTATTCATAATTTTGTTTACTTTCCTTTACCTAATATTAATCTTAGCCCTTTTGAAAATATTTATTATTATAAGGGCAAAAAATCCACCGGCCAAAGCAGTGACTAACTGGGGAAAACTCATCATTTGAGCAATCGCAGGCGGAACCTGTACCAATAATCTTACTGCACTTACCAATACCAGGAATTTAACTAAAGAGGCAATGATAATACCAAAAATTTTATTTTTTGATTTTAGCCAAAAAAATAAAATTACCAGTATTGCATTGCCCAGGGCAATAAAGGGAATTAAAGGTGCCAGCGGGGG
Proteins encoded in this region:
- a CDS encoding ECF transporter S component; the protein is MQQTRIRWISRTAILLAIALVFQMGGFPQFITGPLVNTVLYLATMIVGWQGGILIGIFTPVIAAMRGILPPPLAPLIPFIALGNAILVILFFWLKSKNKIFGIIIASLVKFLVLVSAVRLLVQVPPAIAQMMSFPQLVTALAGGFFALIIINIFKRAKINIR